A genomic stretch from Oncorhynchus tshawytscha isolate Ot180627B linkage group LG07, Otsh_v2.0, whole genome shotgun sequence includes:
- the LOC112235906 gene encoding ribonuclease inhibitor-like, whose protein sequence is MMNLFKSAVDKALKSKNGHLDLFLHFLLGLSLESNQTLLQGLLTQTGSSSQTNEEIVEYNEMKIRKNPSPERCINLFHCLSELNDHSLVKEIQRYLSSGSLSAAKLSPALFSALVFVLLSSKEELDVFDLKKYFRSEEGLLRMLPVVKASRTALLNQCNLSNRCCKALGAALISSHLEELDLSGNDLQDLGVKLLSAGLQSPQCKLVTLKLSGCQVTEEGCAALASALRSNPSHLRELDLSYNDPGDSGVKQLYAIREDPHCKLEKLKSCGPW, encoded by the exons ATGATGAACTTATTCAAGAGTGCAGTGGACAAGGCCCTAAAGAGTAAGAATGGACACCTGGACCTGTTCCTCCATTTCCTTCTGGGCctctcactggagtccaatcagaCTCTCCTACAAGGCCTACTGACACAGACAGGAAGCAGCTCACAGACCAATGAGGAAATAGTTGAGTACAATGAGATGAAGATCAGGAAGAATCCCTCTCCGGAGAGATGCATcaatctgttccactgtctgaGTGAGCTGAATGACCATTCTCTAGTGAAGGAGATCCAAAGATACCTGAGCTCAGGAAGTCTCTCAGCAGCCAAACTGTCACCTGCACTGTTTTCAGCTCTGGTGTTTGTGTTGCTATCTTCAAAAGAAGAGCTGGATGTGTTTGACCTGAAGAAATACTTTAGATCAGAGGAGGGTCTTCTGAGGATGCTGCCAGTAGTCAAAGCCTCCAGAACAGCCCT GCTGAATCAATGTAACCTCTCAAACCGATGCTGCAAAGCGCTGGGCGCAGCTCTCATCTCCTCACACTTGGAAGAGCTGGACCTGAGTGGCAACGACTTGCAGGATTtaggagtgaagctgctctctgctggactgcaAAGTCCACAATGTAAACTGGTGACACTGAA GCTGTCAGGCTGTCAGGTCACAGAGGAAGGATGTGCTGCTCTGGcttcagctctgaggtcaaacccctcccacctgagagagctggacctgagctacaatgacccaggagactcaggagtgAAGCAGCTCTATGCTATACGGGAGGATCCACACTGTAAACTGGAGAAACTCAAGTCT TGTGGACCATGGTAG